A single window of Drosophila suzukii chromosome 3, CBGP_Dsuzu_IsoJpt1.0, whole genome shotgun sequence DNA harbors:
- the blanks gene encoding uncharacterized protein blanks yields the protein MNSLTLLEPDSIDNSFARQDEEIKIEAEVPASTSNVELAEISEEETSFEEQTDSEDLKQWVKSLIPKDAIAVVNEIKEMFVSNKTIKRSHDGKITALMTINTKKFEGDGLSKYAAQSAACEKALRDFFCGKLNTQTCQEEIPVLKLASFAIHKLYEEWQIDYKAKMQTLIAMPRKPLVRSQLPDDWKKIHPTSVLKYMRPFTIFNYLGYTGVFPNLLFNMGTKVDNQEFEANGSSKKKARRNLAVLVCNTLFETDFIVIR from the exons ATGAATAGCCTAACACTCCTTGAACCAG ATTCCATCGATAACTCATTTGCAAGGCAGGATGAGGAAATCAAAATTGAAGCTGAGGTGCCTGCTTCAACCTCCAATGTTGAACTAGCAGAGATTTCTGAAGAGGAAACCTCCTTTGAGGAGCAAACCGATTCCGAAGATCTCAAACAATGGGTGAAGAGCCTGATTCCCAAGGATGCCATTGCGGTGGTCAACGAAATCAAGGAAATGTTTGTCAGCAACAAGACCATAAAACGCAGTCATGATGGCAAGATCACGGCCCTGATGACTATCAACACGAAGAAGTTTGAAGGCGATGGATTGTCGAAATATGCGGCACAGTCAGCTGCCTGCGAGAAGGCTTTGCGCGATTTCTTCTGCGGAAAGCTAAACACTCAAACATGTCAGGAAGAAATACCAGTACTTAAACTGGCCTCATTTGCAATTCATAAGCTGTACGAGGAGTGGCAGATCGATTATAAGGCCAAAATGCAAACTCTCATAGCGATGCCAAGGAAGCCGTTAGTACGCTCGCAATTGCCCGACGACTGGAAGAAAATTCATCCCACTTCGGTTCTGAAATATATGCGCCCGTTCACCATCTTCAATTATTTAGGATACACTGGAGTATTTCCAAACCTACTTTTCAATATGGGTACCAAAGTGGATAACCAGGAATTTGAGGCTAATGGAAGCTCTAAGAAGAAGGCACGCCGCAATTTGGCCGTGCTGGTGTGCAACACACTATTTGAAACCGACTTCATTGTAATCCGTTGA